The DNA region TTGGCCACGCCATGACGACGCGCTGGCGCATGCACCGCCAACTCGTCGATATGGGCAAAGCCGTTCCAGTTGGTACTGACCACCAGGTGACCCACGGGCTCATCATCGAGATAAGCCATGAAAATCGCGCTGTCAGCGGCATCGCGGAAACTGCTGAACTCTTCGGGGTCAATGCCGTAGCACTTGCGATAGGGCGTGATCGGCGTCACCGGCCACTGCTCCACCGGTTTGCCGATTTCGGCTGCGCCGTAGGCCGCGACTTCAAAACTGAAATCACTGCCCCAGATGTAGGCTGCAAAACCATCGTCGGCAACGCGCACCGACAGCCCTGGGTATTTCGGATTCATGATCGGTTGCATACTGGGAAAGGTCCTCATTCCTTGATGCAATCAACGGTGTAATGCCGTCCATTGCCCTCGTCTTCGTGTTGCAATCCGTGCACATCAGCGACAAACCCCGGGAAGCTGCTATCGAACGTGCGCGCAAATGCCAGGTAATCGATGATCGAGCGCGTCGACTCGGTAAAGCGCTCGCCGGGCATGATCAACGGAATACCCGGCGGGTACGGCACCAGCATGACAGCGGCGATCCGCCCATCCAGAGCATCGATCGACACCGCTTCAACCTCGCCACGCACTAATTGATCATAGGCGTCAGACGGCTTCATGGCGATTTCCGGCAGCACCGTGTACATGCGCTTGAGGTGTTTGGCCGTGGCATTGCTGCGGTAGCAGGCGTGCAATTGATCGCACAGATCGCGCAAACCCATGCCCTGATAGCGCGCGACATTCTCTTGCGCCACGCACGGCAAGCAAGTCGCGAGGCTGACATTGGCATCGTAGCTGCGTTTGAACTCCAGCAACTCGGTCAGCAGCGTGCTCCATTTACCCTTGGTGATGCCCATGGAGAACAGCACCAGGAACGAATACAGCCCGGTCTTTTCAACGACCAACCCACGCTCCCAAAGGAATTTGCTGACCACCGCCGCCGGAATCCCGCGCTCGCTGAGGGCGCCGCCTGCCGTCAGACCCGGCATCACCAATGTGACCTTGATCGGATCAAGCAGCACGTAATCGTCGGTCACACCGCCAAAGCCGTGCCAGTCAGCATCGGGTTGCAGCAGCCAGTCGTCGGTGACCACACGGTTGATGCCTTCCACCGACGGCGGTTGCCAGATGGAAAACCACCAATCGTCAGCGGCGATGTGCTGGCGCAAATTGGCCAGCGCCCGGCGGAAACTCAGCGCTTCGTCGAACATTTCCTGCAACAGCGAACGCCCGGCCGGGCCTTCCATCATGGCCGACGCCACATCCAGCGACGCGATGATGCTGTACTGCGGCGAGGTGGAGATGTGCATCATGAATGCTTCATTGAAGCGATCCCGATCCAGCTGCCGCGCGCCGCCGTCCTGGACGTGAATCATCGATGCCTGGCTAAACGCCGCCAGCAGTTTGTGGGTGGAATGGGTGGTGAACACCAGCGGGCCGTCTTCACTGCGGGAAGTGCCCATGCCGTAACGCCCGGCGAAGAACTCGTGAAACGCCGCGTAGGCGTACCAGGCCTCATCGAAGTGCAAGACCTCGACGCTGTTGCCCAGTTGCTGCTTGATCAGCTCAGCGTTGTAGCAGAGGCCGTCGTACGTCGAATTGGTCACCACCGCCAACTTGACCTTGGGCGCCCGGCCCTTGGTCAGCGGACTGGCGTCGATCTTGGCCTGAATCGATTCGCGGCTGAATTCGCTCAAGGGAATCGGACCGATGATCCCCAGCTCATTGCGCTCCGGGCACAGGTACAGCGGAATGGCGCCGGTCATGATGATCGAGTGCAATATCGACTTGTGGCAGTTGCGATCCACCAACACCAAGTCATCGCGAGCGACCATCGAATGCCAGACGATTTTGTTGGCGGTCGAGGTGCCATTGATCACGAAGAAGGTGTGATCGGCGCCGAAATTGCGGGCAGCACGGGCCTCGGCTTCTGCCAGCG from Pseudomonas sp. ACM7 includes:
- a CDS encoding GNAT family N-acetyltransferase, with the translated sequence MQPIMNPKYPGLSVRVADDGFAAYIWGSDFSFEVAAYGAAEIGKPVEQWPVTPITPYRKCYGIDPEEFSSFRDAADSAIFMAYLDDEPVGHLVVSTNWNGFAHIDELAVHAPARRHGVAKALLDVAQFWSRKKKLPGIMLETQNNNLGACLLYERRGYVLGGIDHLRYRGIDPNTAEVALFWYRLFDNPLEAPLSSPTSPRLVP
- a CDS encoding Orn/Lys/Arg decarboxylase N-terminal domain-containing protein, coding for MYKDLKFPVLIVHRDIKADTVAGDRVRGIARELEQEGFSIVSAVDYTEGRLVASTHHGLSCMLIAAEDASTHSHLLHNMAELIGLARVRAPDLPIFALGEQVTLENAPADAMAELNQLRGILYLFEDTVPFLARQVARAARKYLDGLLPPFFKALVQHTADSNYSWHTPGHGGGVAYHKSPVGQAFHQFFGENTLRSDLSVSVPELGSLLDHTGPLAEAEARAARNFGADHTFFVINGTSTANKIVWHSMVARDDLVLVDRNCHKSILHSIIMTGAIPLYLCPERNELGIIGPIPLSEFSRESIQAKIDASPLTKGRAPKVKLAVVTNSTYDGLCYNAELIKQQLGNSVEVLHFDEAWYAYAAFHEFFAGRYGMGTSRSEDGPLVFTTHSTHKLLAAFSQASMIHVQDGGARQLDRDRFNEAFMMHISTSPQYSIIASLDVASAMMEGPAGRSLLQEMFDEALSFRRALANLRQHIAADDWWFSIWQPPSVEGINRVVTDDWLLQPDADWHGFGGVTDDYVLLDPIKVTLVMPGLTAGGALSERGIPAAVVSKFLWERGLVVEKTGLYSFLVLFSMGITKGKWSTLLTELLEFKRSYDANVSLATCLPCVAQENVARYQGMGLRDLCDQLHACYRSNATAKHLKRMYTVLPEIAMKPSDAYDQLVRGEVEAVSIDALDGRIAAVMLVPYPPGIPLIMPGERFTESTRSIIDYLAFARTFDSSFPGFVADVHGLQHEDEGNGRHYTVDCIKE